The Pseudomonas cucumis sequence AGCATGTTCCTGTTCGGCGCCAACCAGCCGTCGAAAGTGCTGAACTACCGTCGCGAACTGCACGATTCCAGCGGCCTGTCGATCCATGCCGGCAACGGCGAATGGATCTGGCGCCCACTGAACAATCCGAAGCACCTGTCCGTGAGTAACTTCTCGATCGAGAACCCGCGCGGTTTCGGCTTGCTGCAACGTGGCCGTGACTTCAGTCACTACGAAGACCTCGATGACCGCTACGACAAGCGCCCAAGTGCCTGGATCGAACCCAAAGGCGATTGGGGCAAAGGCTCCGTCGATCTGGTAGAGATTCCTACCGCCGACGAAACCAACGACAATATCGTCGCTTTCTGGAGCCCGGAAAAACTGCCTGAACCTGGCCAGTCCCTGGACGTTGCCTACCGCATGCACTGGACCATCGACGAAGCCTCCCTGCATTCGCCGGACAGCGCCTGGGTTCAACAGACCCTGCGTTCCACGGGTGACGTCAAGCAGTCGAACCTGATTCGTCAGCCGGACGGCAGCGTGGCCTATCTGGTGGATTTCGAAGGCCCGTCCCTCCAAGTCCTGCCGGAAGATGCTGAAGTGCGCAGTCAGGTGAGTGTTGGCGACAACGCAGAACTGGTCGAGAACAGCGTCCGTTACAACCCTGAAACCAAGGGCTGGCGCCTGACCCTGCGGATGAAGATCAAGGATCCGAGCAAGGCCACCGAAATGCGGGCTGCGCTGGTCAAGAACATCTCGCCTGCCGAGGCGCTCAAGACCGCGGCGCCAACGTCCAGTTCTTCCGTTGCCAAGGCCGACAAGATCGCCGCCCGCCAGCAGGAGAAGAAGGACAAGCAGGCTGAAGCACACGCCCAAGCCCAGCAAGTCAAGGATACCAAGGACAAGGACAACAATGACGCCAAGCAGCCTGTCGCTGCCGAAGCGGCCCCAGCCACAACGGAATCGGCACCGACTGAACAAGTCCTGACCGAGACCTGGAGCTATCAGTTGCCCGCCGATGAGTAATTCACAAGTACAGCCACAAACGCTTGCCGAGTATCTGGCGCATTTGCCGATGAGCGACGAGCAGCGCGCGGAACTCGCGGGCTGCAAGTCTTTCAGTGAACTGCACGAACGTCTGTCGTCCTCGACGTTCGACGCGC is a genomic window containing:
- a CDS encoding glucan biosynthesis protein G; amino-acid sequence: MIVSPCNAPKLSAKRFRSALVAGSALLCLFSAGQLWAFNLDDVSVKAKELAGQKYEAPRSNLPNEFREMKFADYQKIRFLTEKAEWANQKTPFKLSFYHQGMHFDTPVKINEITANTVEEIKYDPSRFDFGDVKFDPKATEQLGYAGFRVLYPINKADKQDEIMTMLGASYFRVIGKGQTYGLSARGMAIDTALPSGEEFPRFTEFWIQQPKPGDKHLVIFALLDSPRATGAYRLTVRPGSDTVVDVKAKMFLRDKVTKLGVAPLTSMFLFGANQPSKVLNYRRELHDSSGLSIHAGNGEWIWRPLNNPKHLSVSNFSIENPRGFGLLQRGRDFSHYEDLDDRYDKRPSAWIEPKGDWGKGSVDLVEIPTADETNDNIVAFWSPEKLPEPGQSLDVAYRMHWTIDEASLHSPDSAWVQQTLRSTGDVKQSNLIRQPDGSVAYLVDFEGPSLQVLPEDAEVRSQVSVGDNAELVENSVRYNPETKGWRLTLRMKIKDPSKATEMRAALVKNISPAEALKTAAPTSSSSVAKADKIAARQQEKKDKQAEAHAQAQQVKDTKDKDNNDAKQPVAAEAAPATTESAPTEQVLTETWSYQLPADE